TACCTGAAGATCGAAAAACTGGAAATCGCTACCGGCGAATCCGTAACTTTTGATCGCGTTCTGTTGGTCGCCAATGGCGACGACGTAAACATCGGCGCTCCAGTTGTTCCTGGCGCCACTGTTGTTGCTGAAGTGATCTCCCAAGGTCGTCACGATAAAATCCGCATCATCAAGTTCCGTCGTCGTAAGCACCACATGAAGCGTATGGGCCACCGCCAGTGGTACACCGAGATCAAAATCACCGGTATTCAGGCTTAATTTCAGCCTAATTCCTCACTAGGAGAATTGACTCATGGCACACAAAAAAGCTGGTGGTAGTACCCGTAACGGTCGCGACTCAGAAGCCAAACGCCTTGGCGTGAAGATGTATGGCGGCCAGGCTATCATTCCGGGCAACATCATCGTGCGTCAGCGCGGCACCCAATTCCACGCTGGCTACGGCGTTGGTATGGGCAAAGATCACACCCTGTTCGCGAAAGTGGAAGGCGTGATCAAGTTCCAGGTTAAGGGCGCCTTCGGTCGCCGCTACGTAAGCATCGTTCCGAAGACTGTTGTCGTCGCAGCGTAATAGCTTGGTAGCTGGAAGAGCCCTGTCTTGCGACGGGGCTTTTTCGTTTGTGGGGTGAGTCTCTTGCAAAACTGTTTGTATGGGCTGCCGGCGCTGGATTTAACGGTCGTTGATTGAGGTCGCTGCGCTCATTTTTGCAAGAGTCTTATGTCTTGGTTTTTATCGGCTCGTCCTGATGACGAGAGGCGTGTTTTGTTATGAAGTTTGTTGATGAAGTATCGATCAAAGTAAAAGCAGGCGACGGTGGTAACGGTTGCATGAGTTTCCGTCGTGAGAAATTCATCGAAAACGGTGGTCCGAACGGTGGTGACGGCGGTGATGGCGGCTCGATCTACATGATCGCCGACGAAAACCTCAATACCCTGGTTGACTACCGCTACACCCGTCACTTCGATGCCCCGCGCGGCTCGAACGGCGGTAGCGCGGATTGCACGGGTCGCAAGGGTGAAGATCTGGAGCTGCGTGTTCCGGTCGGCACCACGGTGATCGATGCGGGCACCCAGGAAATCATTGGTGACCTGACCAAAGCTGGCCAGCGTTTGCTGGTGGTGCATGGCGGTTGGCACGGTCTGGGTAACACGCGTTTCAAATCCAGTACCAACCGGGCTCCACGCCAGACCACTCCGGGCAAGCCGGGTGAGCAGCGTGACCTGAAACTGGAATTGAAAGTGCTGGCTGACGTGGGTCTGCTGGGCTTGCCGAATGCGGGTAAAAGTACCTTTATCCGTTCGGTGTCTGCAGCCAAGCCAAAAGTGGCGGATTATCCGTTCACTACCCTGGTGCCAAACCTGGGTGTAGTCAGCGTGGATCGCTGGAAGAGCTTTGTGATTGCCGATATTCCTGGCTTGATCGAGGGTGCTTCTGATGGTGCGGGCCTGGGGATTCGCTTCCTCAAGCACTTGGCGCGTACCCGCCTGTTGTTGCACCTCGTCGACATGGCACCGGTTGAAGGCAGTGAAAGTGCTGCTGACACCGCTGAAATCATCGTCAACGAGCTGACCAAGTTCAGCCCGTCCCTGGCTGAGCGTGATCGCTGGTTGGTGTTGAACAAGTGTGATTCGTTGCCGCAAGACGAGCACGATGCGCGCGTTAAAGAAGTCGTGGATCGCCTTGAGTGGACCGGCCCTGTGTATGTGATCTCGGCCATTGCCAAGATCGGTACCGAGAAGCTGTGTCATGACATCATGCGTTATCTGGAAGATCGTGCTGACCGTCTGGCCAATGATCCTGCTTATAAAGAAGAATTGGCTGAGCTTGATCAGCGCATCGAAGATGAGGCCCGTGCGCAGTTGCAGGCGCTGGATGACAAGCGCGCCCTGCGTCGCAGCGGCGTGAAGAGCGTCCATGACATCGGTGACGATGACTGGGATGAAGAAGATGTTGAAGACGAAGATGGTCCGGAAATCATTTACGTCCGCGACTGATTCGTTGCAGTAAACTACAGCGCCGCTCAATGAGCGGCGTTTTAGCATCTACTAATTGGTAATCAAAAATAATTCCATGGGTGGCGCTCGGTCGCGCTGCTCTCAGGCATAGGTTGGATGATGATGCGGAGCAAGGTGACGGGTGCGCAGCGCTGGGTCGTGAAGATCGGCAGCGCGTTGCTGACAGCGGATGGCAAGGGCCTGGATCGCGTGGCGATGGGGGTCTGGGTCGAGCAGATGGTGGCCTTGCATGAGGCGGGCGTCGAGTTGGTGCTAGTGTCTTCGGGTGCGGTAGCGGCCGGGATGAGCCGCTTGGGCTGGACGGTACGACCGAGTGCCATGCATGAGTTGCAAGCCGCTGCTGCCATTGGCCAGATGGGTCTGGTGCAGGCTTGGGAGTCGAGCTTTGCCGAGCACTCGCGGCACACGGCGCAAATCCTGCTGACCCATGACGATCTGTCGGATCGCAAACGTTATCTCAACGCCCGCAGTACCTTGCGTGCGTTGGTGGAGTTGGGCGTGATCCCGGTCATCAATGAAAATGACACGGTGGTCACGGACGAAATCCGTTTCGGTGACAACGATACGCTGGCGGCGCTGGTGGCCAACCTGGTCGAGGCTGACCTGCTGGTGATCCTGACCGATCGCGATGGCATGTTTGATGCTGATCCGCGCAATAACCCCGATGCGAAGATGATCTACGAGGCGCGTGCCGATGACCCTGCGCTGGATGCAGTGGCCGGCGGCACGGGCGGCGCGCTTGGGCGTGGCGGGATGCAGACCAAGCTGCGCGCAGCGCGACTGGCGGCCCGTTCGGGTGCGCACACAATCATCGTGGGCGGGCGTCTGGAGCGTGTGCTGGATCGTCTGAAGGCGGGTGAGCGCCTGGGTACGTTGCTGTCCCCTGAGCGCGGCCTGCTGGCGGCGCGCAAACAGTGGCTGGCCGGGCATCTGCAAACCCGCGGCACGCTGGTGCTGGACGATGGTGCCGTGGCGGCATTGTCCCAGGGCAATAAAAGTTTGCTGCCGGTGGGCGTCAAGGCGGTGCAGGGCGGTTTCCGTCGCGGTGAGATGGTGGTCTGTGTGGCGCCGGACGGGCGGGAGATCGCCCGCGGCCTGGCCAACTACAGTGCTGCAGAGGCCCAGAAAATTATTGGGCAATCGTCGGATGCGATAGTTGGTTTGTTGGGTTATATGGCGGAGCCGGAGCTGGTTCACCGCGATAACTTGATTCTGGTTTGATTTAGAGGTGTCGAATGCGTCTGATTAAAGGTTTGCTGGGGTTGATGCTGGCGATGCCGTTGCTGGCGTCGGCTGAAGAAATCGGCACGGTGT
This genomic stretch from Pseudomonas deceptionensis harbors:
- the rpmA gene encoding 50S ribosomal protein L27, encoding MAHKKAGGSTRNGRDSEAKRLGVKMYGGQAIIPGNIIVRQRGTQFHAGYGVGMGKDHTLFAKVEGVIKFQVKGAFGRRYVSIVPKTVVVAA
- the rplU gene encoding 50S ribosomal protein L21, whose product is MSYAVIVTGGKQYKVAPGEYLKIEKLEIATGESVTFDRVLLVANGDDVNIGAPVVPGATVVAEVISQGRHDKIRIIKFRRRKHHMKRMGHRQWYTEIKITGIQA
- the cgtA gene encoding Obg family GTPase CgtA, producing the protein MKFVDEVSIKVKAGDGGNGCMSFRREKFIENGGPNGGDGGDGGSIYMIADENLNTLVDYRYTRHFDAPRGSNGGSADCTGRKGEDLELRVPVGTTVIDAGTQEIIGDLTKAGQRLLVVHGGWHGLGNTRFKSSTNRAPRQTTPGKPGEQRDLKLELKVLADVGLLGLPNAGKSTFIRSVSAAKPKVADYPFTTLVPNLGVVSVDRWKSFVIADIPGLIEGASDGAGLGIRFLKHLARTRLLLHLVDMAPVEGSESAADTAEIIVNELTKFSPSLAERDRWLVLNKCDSLPQDEHDARVKEVVDRLEWTGPVYVISAIAKIGTEKLCHDIMRYLEDRADRLANDPAYKEELAELDQRIEDEARAQLQALDDKRALRRSGVKSVHDIGDDDWDEEDVEDEDGPEIIYVRD
- the proB gene encoding glutamate 5-kinase gives rise to the protein MRSKVTGAQRWVVKIGSALLTADGKGLDRVAMGVWVEQMVALHEAGVELVLVSSGAVAAGMSRLGWTVRPSAMHELQAAAAIGQMGLVQAWESSFAEHSRHTAQILLTHDDLSDRKRYLNARSTLRALVELGVIPVINENDTVVTDEIRFGDNDTLAALVANLVEADLLVILTDRDGMFDADPRNNPDAKMIYEARADDPALDAVAGGTGGALGRGGMQTKLRAARLAARSGAHTIIVGGRLERVLDRLKAGERLGTLLSPERGLLAARKQWLAGHLQTRGTLVLDDGAVAALSQGNKSLLPVGVKAVQGGFRRGEMVVCVAPDGREIARGLANYSAAEAQKIIGQSSDAIVGLLGYMAEPELVHRDNLILV